In Rhodococcus pseudokoreensis, the DNA window ACCGTTAGCGCGTTTGCGCATAGTGAACGCACGCCCGGGCGGCAAGGGTGATTGCCATCACACGCTCGATCCCGCCCGCGATTACGACGGACGCGGGCACGCACCTGATGAAGGGAATGCCATGGGTACAACTCCGGACGGAGGCCATCAACTCAAGCCCGGCCTCAAACAGCGTCACCTGACCATGCTCTCGCTCGGTGGAGTCATCGGTGCGGGGTTGTTCGTCGGTTCGAGCGCAATCATCAACCAGGCCGGGCCGCTCGCGTTCATCACGTACGCCATCACGGGACTGATCGTGCTGCTGGTGATGCGCATGCTCGGCGAAATGGCCGCCGCCAAACCGTGTTCCGGTTCGTTCACCGACTACGCGCGGATGGCGTGGGGCGAATGGGCGGGGTTCTCGACGGGGTGGCTCTACTGGTACTTCTGGGTCATCGTCGTCGGATTCGAGGCCGTCGTCGGCGGTCAGATGATCAACAAATGGATCCCGTCGATACCGGTGTGGGCCATCGCCCTCACCCTGATGATGGTCATGACCGCCGTGAACTTGCTCTCGGTCGGCGCATTCGGTGAAGCCGAATACTGGTTCGCCAGCATCAAAGTCGTCGCCATCGTCGCCTTCATCACCGTCGCCGCCCTCTTCGTGTTCGGTCTCTGGCCCGGCGCAAACGTCGACTTCGGCAACTTCACCGACCACGGCGGCCTCCTCCCGAACGGCCTCGCCACCCTGTTCATCGGCGTGGTGGTGGTCATCTTCTCGATGACCGGCGTCGAGGTCGTCACGATCGCGGCCGCCGAATCGGCGGAGCCGGCGAAATCGATCCGCAAGGCCGTCAATTCGGTGGTGTTCCGCATCCTCGCCTTCTTCGTCATCTCGACGTTCCTGATCGCCGTCATCGTGCCGTGGGACTCGGTGGTTCCGGGGGAATCGCCGTTCGTCGCGGCCCTGGATCGGATCGGCATTCCGGGTACGGCGGACCTGCTCAACCTCGTCATCCTGGTTGCGGTGCTCTCGGTCCTGAACTCCGGTCTCTACACGTCCTCGCGGCTGCTGTTCGTCATGGGCGGACGCGGCGACGCTCCGGCGTGGATGACCTCGACCAACAAGCGAGGTGTCCCGGTGAAGGGGATCCTCTCGTGCACGGTGGTCGGCTACGGATGCGTGGTGCTCGCCGCCCTGTTCCCGGACACGGTGTTCCTCTTCCTGATCAACGCCTCCGGTGCGGTGTTCCTGTTCGTGTACTTCATGATCTGCATCTCCGAGCTCCGGCTGCGTCGCCGGTGGGAGAAAGAAAACCCGGGTGGCCTCGAGTTCCGGATGTGGCTGTACCCTGGCCTGCCGATCCTGGTCACCGTCGCGATCGTTGCGGTGCTGGTCAGCATGGGCCTGCGCGACGCCAACCGGATCGAGCTGATGCAGGGCGTCGCCGTCTGGGTGGTGCTGACGGTCATCTACCTGGTGAAGAAGAGGGCCCGCACCGCCCGCGGATCCCGTGACCTCGATACCGCCCGCTCAGCCGACGTCGAGACTCCGCCCTCCCCCGTCCATCCCTCCTAGCGAATCACCCGACCCGGAAACACATCGACGGCGTCTGCCGTCGATGTGTTTCTCGTCGTCCGGGCCTACGGGACCGCCTCCC includes these proteins:
- a CDS encoding amino acid permease — encoded protein: MGTTPDGGHQLKPGLKQRHLTMLSLGGVIGAGLFVGSSAIINQAGPLAFITYAITGLIVLLVMRMLGEMAAAKPCSGSFTDYARMAWGEWAGFSTGWLYWYFWVIVVGFEAVVGGQMINKWIPSIPVWAIALTLMMVMTAVNLLSVGAFGEAEYWFASIKVVAIVAFITVAALFVFGLWPGANVDFGNFTDHGGLLPNGLATLFIGVVVVIFSMTGVEVVTIAAAESAEPAKSIRKAVNSVVFRILAFFVISTFLIAVIVPWDSVVPGESPFVAALDRIGIPGTADLLNLVILVAVLSVLNSGLYTSSRLLFVMGGRGDAPAWMTSTNKRGVPVKGILSCTVVGYGCVVLAALFPDTVFLFLINASGAVFLFVYFMICISELRLRRRWEKENPGGLEFRMWLYPGLPILVTVAIVAVLVSMGLRDANRIELMQGVAVWVVLTVIYLVKKRARTARGSRDLDTARSADVETPPSPVHPS